The stretch of DNA TGTGAAGTATAACCTTTTGGTTTATTTAGTATTAAAACTCCTTCCAAATTGTTCATCCTTTCAAAATAAATTACAAAATTCACACTCAATATAGTAAGAAAAAGGATAGACATAAGCCTATCCTTTTATTCACCCTTTTCAGAAGGGGATTGATTATTAATTTCCTGTAGTAAACTTTCAATTCTGTTGCCGTAATCAACTGATTCATCAAATTCAAAGAATAGTTCAGGAGTTTTACGTAAGCGAATTCGTTTACCAATTTCACTACGAATAAAACCTTTTGCTTTTGCTAATCCAATTAACGTATCTTGGCGCTTTTCTTCGTCACCTAATACAGAAATAAAAACTTTAGCTTGTTGCAAGTCTCCTGTAACTTCCACGTCCGTAACAGTAACGAAACCAACACGTGGGTCTTTAATTTTACGACCTATAATATCGGAAAGTTCTTTTTTCATTTGCTCTCCAACACGATTTGCTCTTAACGTCACCTTTTATCACCTCTTTACAGCCAATCAAACGACGTTTCTGCTCGTTCCCATTCAGGGAAAGAATCAATGTATTGTAGTACTTTGTTCAACTCTTTATCCAACATTTGCTGGCTAGCAGAAACGGCAACAATAGCAATTTTTGTACGTTGCCATAAATCTTGATAGTCCATTTCTGCTACGGAAATATTAAAGCGTTGTTTTAGTCGAGTTAATACTCTTTGTAATACTGCCCGTTTATCTTTTAATGATTGTGCATTATAAATAATGCACTCACATTCTATATATAAAATCATTTTCTTTCAATTTCTTGCATCACATATGCTTCGATTACGTCGCCTTCTTTAATATCATTAAAGTTTTTGATCGTAATTCCACACTCGTAACCTTGACTTACTTCTTTCA from Sutcliffiella cohnii encodes:
- a CDS encoding DUF503 domain-containing protein, with translation MILYIECECIIYNAQSLKDKRAVLQRVLTRLKQRFNISVAEMDYQDLWQRTKIAIVAVSASQQMLDKELNKVLQYIDSFPEWERAETSFDWL
- the rbfA gene encoding 30S ribosome-binding factor RbfA, with product MTLRANRVGEQMKKELSDIIGRKIKDPRVGFVTVTDVEVTGDLQQAKVFISVLGDEEKRQDTLIGLAKAKGFIRSEIGKRIRLRKTPELFFEFDESVDYGNRIESLLQEINNQSPSEKGE